The proteins below are encoded in one region of Ricinus communis isolate WT05 ecotype wild-type chromosome 6, ASM1957865v1, whole genome shotgun sequence:
- the LOC8258400 gene encoding aspartic proteinase PCS1, producing MNKPHKDNIFTSSPSPRKHLKTFIMPSLHFLVEALFFFIFLQSKYCFSSKQASLILPLKTQRHSHISTARKYFTAATASSTTNKLLFHHNVSLTVSLTVGSPPQNVTMVLDTGSELSWLHCKKTQFLNSVFNPLSSKTYSKVPCLSPTCKTRTRDLTIPVSCDATKLCHVIVSYADATSIEGNLAFETFRLGSLTKPATIFGCMDSGFSSNSEEDSKTTGLIGMNRGSLSFVNQMGYPKFSYCISGFDSAGVLLLGNASFPWLKPLSYTPLVQISTPLPYFDRVAYTVQLEGIKVKNKVLSLPKSVFVPDHTGAGQTMVDSGTQFTFLLGPVYTALKNEFLSQTRGILKVLNDDNFVFQGAMDLCYLLDSSRPNLQNLPVVSLMFQGAEMSVSGERLLYRVPGEVRGRDSVWCFTFGNSDLLGVEAFVIGHHHQQNVWMEFDLEKSRIGLADVRCDVAGQKLGLYM from the coding sequence ATGAATAAACCCCACAAAGATAACATCTTTACCTCTTCTCCTTCACCAAGAAAACACCTAAAAACATTCATCATGCCTTctcttcattttcttgttgAAGCactattctttttcattttcttgcaGTCTAAATATTGTTTCTCTTCAAAACAAGCTTCACTCATTTTGCCTCTCAAAACCCAGAGACACTCTCATATCTCCACCGCAAGAAAGTACTTCACCGCCGCCACCGCCTCCTCCACCACCAACAAGCTGTTATTCCACCACAATGTTTCTTTGACAGTCTCTCTTACAGTTGGTTCACCTCCACAAAATGTTACAATGGTTCTTGATACAGGTAGTGAACTTTCTTGGCTTCATTGCAAGAAGACACAATTCTTGAACTCAGtttttaatcctctttcttctAAAACTTACTCTAAAGTACCGTGCTTATCTCCTACTTGCAAGACCCGAACCCGTGACCTTACCATACCCGTTTCTTGCGACGCAACCAAACTCTGCCATGTCATTGTCTCCTACGCTGATGCCACCTCCATTGAAGGCAATCTTGCTTTTGAAACTTTTAGACTCGGGTCTTTGACTAAGCCCGCAACAATTTTCGGGTGCATGGATTCAGGGTTCAGTTCAAATTCCGAAGAGGATTCCAAAACAACCGGGTTAATTGGCATGAACCGTGGGTCATTATCATTTGTTAACCAAATGGGCTATCCGAAATTCTCATATTGCATATCGGGTTTTGACTCGGCCGGTGTTTTACTTCTCGGGAATGCCAGCTTCCCTTGGCTTAAACCGCTAAGCTACACTCCACTAGTCCAAATATCGACACCATTACCTTACTTCGATCGTGTTGCTTACACGGTCCAACTAGAAGGCATTAAGGTGAAGAATAAAGTTCTATCACTACCAAAATCGGTTTTCGTACCGGACCACACCGGTGCGGGACAAACAATGGTTGACTCGGGTACCCAGTTCACATTCTTACTGGGTCCGGTTTACACAGCTCTAAAAAACGAGTTCTTATCGCAAACCAGAGGGATTTTGAAGGTTTTAAATGACGATAATTTCGTATTTCAAGGGGCAATGGATTTATGCTATTTACTAGATTCATCTCGGCCGAATTTGCAAAATCTACCGGTAGTTAGTTTGATGTTTCAAGGAGCCGAGATGAGCGTATCGGGTGAGAGGCTGCTGTATCGGGTACCGGGTGAAGTTAGAGGGAGAGATTCGGTATGGTGCTTCACATTTGGGAACTCTGATCTGCTGGGGGTGGAAGCATTTGTGATaggtcatcatcatcaacaaaaTGTTTGGATGGAGTTTGATCTTGAAAAATCTAGGATTGGACTTGCTGATGTTAGGTGTGATGTTGCTGGTCAAAAGCTTGGATTGTAcatgtaa